ATGATTTGCGCCCCGTCACGCGGATCGGTCCAGGCGTGGCGCTCCACAGACAACAGCCGCACGCGCTGCTCAGGCAGGCGGGAGCTGGCGTTGTAGTGAATGCCTTCATTTTCCGCGCTCACGACCTCACGGATCGTCGTCACAGGCATCACCGCAGGAGCAGGGACCGCGGCGAAGGAAGGAGCTGTGTCCGCCTCGCCGGGGCCTGACAACAGACTCATGGTCAGCAGAGCAGCCGCCGCGCCTGCCGCCGCCCAGGAGACGGAGCCTAACCAACGATGCTTCACATCCGGCAGCGGCGTGTGCATCCACTGGCGGTCAGTCACCAGCTCCTTGGCCACTCTTTGGCTGAGGGCGGCGGACGGGCCGCGCGGAGGCAGACCGGAGAGCAGGGTTTCAAGTTCGTGGTCGTTCATGTCAGGCCTCCTTGGCAGGGTAAAAAGGTACAACATTGGTCACTGGCGAGGGGTCAGGATGCATCACCAGATCCTCCCGGCGGGGTGCCAGGCGTTTTTGCAAAGCTTGCAGCGCATAACGGTAGCGCCCGGAAACGGTGTTGATGGATTCCCCCATCGTCGCGGCGATCTCGGCAAAGGTCAGCCCGCCCCACAGTTTTAAAGTCACCACCTCTCGCTGTTCTTCGGGCAAGGTTTGCAATGCCTCCTGCACGATGAGCGCCGTCTCCTTCTGCTCCGGGGTGGTATCAAAAACCGGCGCATCTCCCATGGGCAGCGCCACCTCTGACACCGCCTCCCGGCGCGAGCGCCGCGTGTCACTGCGCCGCTGATCCAGGGCGATGGTCCGCACCGCCGCATACAGCAGCGGGATATGCTCCTCATTGCCCTCGGGGAAACGCTTCCACCAGCGCACAAACGCCATCTGCACCACATCCTCCGCATCCGCCCGGCTGGGGCAGAGCTGGCAGGCATAGAGCAGCAGCTTCGGCGCGACATGGTCGAAGCAGTGTTTCCAGGCTTGGGTGGCAGTGGCTTCCATGATAACAATGACCGTTTCCAAGGGCTTAACGTCACCCTTCCCAGTCTTTGTGTGCCAGATGGCCCAAAGAGTTAGAAAAGACTGCAGGAAAGACGGTCTCCCAGATGATTTTTTCTTCCCCGCAGGCGCAGAAGTGGCTACATGCAGGCTACCCATGCCTCACTCCGAGCCTTCCTCCCCGCCTGCGTCCTCCGGACATGGCAACCACAAGCACATCGTTTTTGCCCTGATTCTGGGCGTCCTCGCCGGGTTGGTACTGCAGTATTTTGCGCATCCGGCAGAAGGCGCCGCCCCCGCTTGGACCGGGGTCTTTCTGGAGTCCTGCCGTTTCTTTGCCGACCTGTTTCTGCGGGCGCTTAAAATGATCATCGTGCCCCTCGTCGTCGCCAGCATCATCAGCGGCATCGCAGGTCTGAAGTCTCTGGAGGGCTTTGCCCGCATGGGTTTAAAGACCTGGGGCTACTATGCTCTTAGCAGCTTGCTGGCGGTCTGCGTAGGCCTGATGATGGTAAACTTGGTCCAGCCTGGCCTCCTCAATGGCGAGCCCAATCCCACCCTCCGGGCAGCCATGGATTCCGCCCTTAAAAGTGACACGGCCGATGTCATCGGCGATGTGATGGAGCGGGCCGACGGCGGTGCCAGCTCCCTGCTCAACATCGTCCGCCGCATGGTTCCCACCAACATCATCCAGGCTGCGGCCGAGGGGGACCTCCTGGCCCTCATCTTTTTCAGCATTCTTTTTGCCGTGGCGATGGTCCTGGTGCCGGGTGGCCCCCCGCGGGCGCTGCAGGATCTCTTCAACCAGCTCGCTGACGTCATGACCGTCATCACCACCTGGATCATGAAATTCACCCCCATTGCCATTTTCTGCCTGGTGATCCCCGCCATCGCGGAGGTGGGCATCGGAGTCATTCAGAATCTGGTGCCTTATGTGCTGACCGTCTTCGCCGCCCTTGCCTTTACCACTGTCGTGATCATGCCCCTCATCCTGAAATTCTTTGCGGGCGTCTCCCCCATCCGCCATTTCCGCAACATGCGCGAGTCCATGCTCATGGCCTTCTCCACCGCCTCCTCATCCGCCACCATTCCCGTCACCCTCCGCTGTGTGCGTGAAAATTCCAAGGTGTCTGAGCGGGTCAGCAGCTTTGTCATTCCGCTTGGTGCGACGGTCAACATGAACGGCACCGCCCTCTATGAATGCGTGGTCGTTGTCTTTGCCGCCCAGGTGCTCGGCGTGGACATGAGCATTTCCCAGCAGCTCATCGTCGTACTGCTGGCCCTGGTATCCAGCATCGGCGTGGCCGGCATCCCCGCCGCCAGCCTGGTGGCCATCATCATCATTATGCAGAACGCCGGCTTCAGCGAGGACATGATCAAGGCCTCCCTGGGTCTTGTGCTCACGATTGACCGCCCGCTCGACATGCTGCGCACCACCGTCAATGTTTTCAGCGACACCGTCGGCGCCGTCCTCATCGCCAAGTCCGAAGGCGAGGCCGTCCAGTGATTTCCGGTCCGGCTTCCCGGACTCAACTTCAGGAGCAACCAGTCGCAGATCCGCGTTCCAGGCGTGGACCTGCCGCCATTCGTTTTTTGTGAAATCACGTCGAACAAAAATCCTCATGCCCGCATCCAACACGGCAGACATTTATGGCACGACCAATGCTTTAAGGTCTTCCGAATCCTAAACTCCAAAATACTATGATGAGGTTCCCTCGCCCCGGTTGCTGGTATCGTTTTACGTCTGCCGACTGGCAGTTCATCAGGGATGCACTGGCCCTGACCCAGCGGGAAAAGGAGAGCCTCGTCTCCCTCCTGGATGACCCGGACGCCGTCCGCATGATCCTGGACCACCCCAAGCTCTTTGAAGCGCTTTTGGTTAGCCGCCAGGCGGCCTTCCTCTCACCGGAGCTCTTTTTTTACGTCACCGTCCGCCACACCTTGAAGCGTGTCGGCGTGGATGACATCGCCATCGCGGATTACATCGCCGTAGTCTGTGCCGACTTTGGACTGCCCGCCACTGCCGAGCAGAACCTGCCCGAGCGAAAGCTGGAAAGCCTCTACAGCATAGACTACATCACCGCCCTGGAAAACGCCGGCAGCCACGAGCGCTTCTTCATCCATGTGCAGTGTGCGAACCAGTTCCTGGTGCTCACCAGCCTCTACCCCGACTTCCTCCGCCGCCGCGCCCAGCGCCGTGGCGCACCGGATCTCGAGTTTTATGAGCAGGTCGTCGTCAGCCACCTCGAAGCCGCCGGCAAACATGCGCTGGCTGAAGAGTTCGCCCTTGATGACACCCTCTCCCACGTCGCCCAGGCCTACCCTCCTGCCCGCCGCGCCATGAACCACACCGTCCGCGAATACCTCAGCCTCGGCGCTTAAAGCATTCCGCCCACTGCCCCTCACCGGACTCCTTCGTCATTCGGCATTCGTCATTCGGCATTCGTCATTCTGCATTCCCCCCGTTGCTCCCTTGACCTCCCCGCCCCTGCGGTAGAGCATGGGTCGCACGGATGACCAACACATCTCACCCCCAGACCCTCGCCTGCCTCGGCCCGGAAGGCAGCTTCTCGCACCTGCTGACCCAGATGCGTTTTCCTGATGTCCCCGTGCAGCTCATGGCGGGCATTGGCGAGGTCTTTGACTTCATCCGCACCCATCCGGAAGCCCTCGGCATCGTCCCCATCGAAAACTCCTCCGGTGGTTTCATCGTGGATACCGTGGACCGGCTGGTGGATGAGCGCTGCGGATTGCACATTCTCGAAGAGCTGACCCTCGACGTGAAACTCGCCCTCCTCGGTCGCCATTGCTCAGACATCAAGACCATCCACTCTCATGCCATGCCCTTCTT
This portion of the Prosthecobacter sp. SYSU 5D2 genome encodes:
- a CDS encoding sigma-70 family RNA polymerase sigma factor, giving the protein MEATATQAWKHCFDHVAPKLLLYACQLCPSRADAEDVVQMAFVRWWKRFPEGNEEHIPLLYAAVRTIALDQRRSDTRRSRREAVSEVALPMGDAPVFDTTPEQKETALIVQEALQTLPEEQREVVTLKLWGGLTFAEIAATMGESINTVSGRYRYALQALQKRLAPRREDLVMHPDPSPVTNVVPFYPAKEA
- a CDS encoding dicarboxylate/amino acid:cation symporter, with protein sequence MPHSEPSSPPASSGHGNHKHIVFALILGVLAGLVLQYFAHPAEGAAPAWTGVFLESCRFFADLFLRALKMIIVPLVVASIISGIAGLKSLEGFARMGLKTWGYYALSSLLAVCVGLMMVNLVQPGLLNGEPNPTLRAAMDSALKSDTADVIGDVMERADGGASSLLNIVRRMVPTNIIQAAAEGDLLALIFFSILFAVAMVLVPGGPPRALQDLFNQLADVMTVITTWIMKFTPIAIFCLVIPAIAEVGIGVIQNLVPYVLTVFAALAFTTVVIMPLILKFFAGVSPIRHFRNMRESMLMAFSTASSSATIPVTLRCVRENSKVSERVSSFVIPLGATVNMNGTALYECVVVVFAAQVLGVDMSISQQLIVVLLALVSSIGVAGIPAASLVAIIIIMQNAGFSEDMIKASLGLVLTIDRPLDMLRTTVNVFSDTVGAVLIAKSEGEAVQ